From the Clostridium sp. Marseille-P299 genome, one window contains:
- a CDS encoding diguanylate cyclase domain-containing protein → MIHNKIVKFIKRYRIAFIFIVIFLGVFIQPKHIYAAESTIVRVGYPEVTGFTEIKEGVYSGYAYEYLMEIAKYTGWEYEFIEVNVKDMLEMLRDGEIDIAGGMLQNDYTTELYDFPEENAGFTYKTVSVLKDNDSISSSNYNTLNGIKIGYYGTSSTNLDSFLKFCENNGIKDIKLIPYTDDGSNPMLDALKRKEIDAILGGNLLIQGEQKIVATFGATPYYFATTKGNKDILTGLNYALSKIKQNNASFERELYNRYFLNYIDPVVHLTPEEQDYINNMTSLKAVYVDNFAPLQDYNQKTMKAEGTYIDVMELIAEKTGLKYNLVKVSTYKQALEMIKNKEADIIIGIPDSYSKAIEYEYALTQGYTTISMVRVYNMNGKSKEGEQILALPVGYIYDELDGEYEIRYYETVEDCLIAVNEGKADLTYGNSNTISNYITTGYYTNLSFVFDDSSLHICIGLSKPINVILLNILNKSLSSISDSEMSNIVYTNLLSGEKAYTLKQFFVNNTMFCIAIILLILLLIYINVRNGYKRLAEDKLVLLEKTKIDALTRVYNRVTGEELVTASLQKNKDSEYSALAIIDIDYFKQINDLLGHQRGDELLIEFSQVAKQVFSPTDIIFRLGGDEFVVFMTKLETKNLEIVDKKLQEICNIMNKELNYMGISQKISLSIGAVITNQICDFDHLYQEADKMLYEVKRNGRNGYRIKKLD, encoded by the coding sequence ATGATACATAATAAAATAGTTAAATTTATAAAAAGATATCGAATAGCTTTTATATTTATAGTAATTTTCTTAGGTGTATTTATTCAACCAAAGCATATCTACGCTGCTGAATCTACTATAGTTAGAGTCGGATATCCAGAGGTTACTGGTTTTACAGAAATCAAAGAAGGAGTTTATTCAGGCTACGCATATGAATATCTAATGGAGATTGCAAAATATACGGGTTGGGAATATGAGTTTATTGAAGTTAATGTCAAAGACATGCTTGAAATGTTAAGAGATGGGGAAATAGATATTGCAGGGGGGATGCTTCAAAATGATTACACAACAGAGTTATATGACTTTCCTGAAGAAAATGCTGGTTTTACCTACAAAACCGTATCTGTTTTAAAGGATAATGACTCCATTAGTAGTTCTAATTATAATACACTGAATGGTATTAAAATTGGGTATTATGGAACTTCTAGTACAAATCTGGATAGCTTTTTAAAGTTTTGTGAAAATAATGGAATTAAAGATATTAAACTAATCCCATATACCGATGATGGAAGCAATCCTATGTTAGATGCATTAAAAAGGAAAGAGATAGATGCCATTCTTGGAGGAAATTTATTAATACAAGGGGAACAAAAAATAGTGGCTACATTTGGAGCTACCCCTTACTATTTTGCAACTACAAAAGGAAATAAGGATATATTGACTGGGTTAAACTATGCACTTTCTAAAATAAAACAAAACAATGCAAGTTTTGAGCGAGAGCTATATAATAGGTATTTTCTAAATTATATTGATCCTGTTGTTCACTTAACTCCAGAGGAGCAAGACTACATAAATAATATGACATCATTAAAAGCTGTCTATGTGGATAATTTTGCACCATTGCAAGATTATAATCAGAAGACAATGAAAGCTGAAGGAACTTATATTGATGTTATGGAATTAATAGCTGAAAAAACAGGACTTAAATACAATTTGGTCAAAGTAAGTACCTATAAGCAGGCCCTTGAAATGATAAAGAATAAAGAAGCTGATATCATCATTGGAATTCCTGATAGTTATTCAAAAGCAATCGAATATGAATACGCACTGACTCAAGGATATACAACAATTAGTATGGTGCGAGTTTATAATATGAATGGAAAGAGTAAAGAAGGAGAACAAATCCTTGCTCTTCCTGTGGGGTACATTTATGATGAACTAGATGGTGAGTATGAAATTCGGTATTACGAAACCGTTGAGGATTGTTTAATTGCAGTAAACGAAGGCAAAGCAGATTTAACCTATGGGAACAGTAATACTATATCGAATTATATCACCACAGGGTATTATACTAATTTATCCTTTGTTTTTGATGATTCATCATTACATATATGTATTGGGCTTTCAAAACCAATCAATGTAATCTTATTGAATATTTTAAATAAATCTTTGTCCAGTATATCAGACAGTGAAATGAGTAACATTGTTTACACAAATTTACTGAGTGGAGAAAAAGCTTACACCTTGAAACAATTTTTTGTTAATAATACGATGTTTTGTATTGCTATTATTTTGTTAATTTTACTCTTAATTTATATTAATGTAAGAAATGGATATAAGCGTTTAGCAGAAGATAAATTAGTGTTACTGGAAAAAACAAAGATAGATGCTTTAACAAGGGTATATAATCGTGTTACTGGTGAAGAACTAGTTACTGCTTCATTACAGAAAAATAAGGATTCCGAATATAGTGCTTTAGCCATTATAGATATTGATTACTTTAAGCAGATTAATGATTTATTGGGACACCAGAGGGGAGATGAGTTATTAATCGAATTTAGCCAAGTAGCAAAACAGGTATTTTCACCAACAGACATTATTTTTCGATTGGGTGGAGATGAATTTGTTGTTTTTATGACGAAACTTGAAACAAAAAATCTAGAAATTGTTGATAAAAAATTACAAGAAATTTGTAATATTATGAATAAAGAACTAAATTATATGGGAATCAGTCAAAAAATTTCTCTCAGTATAGGGGCTGTTATTACAAACCAAATTTGTGATTTTGATCACTTATACCAAGAAGCAGATAAAATGCTTTATGAAGTAAAACGGAATGGAAGAAATGGATATAGAATTAAAAAGCTAGATTAA
- a CDS encoding HD domain-containing protein, whose amino-acid sequence MDTKLFLEILKTTEKLKCNTRHSWTSSGRRESVAEHSWQLAMMALLVQDEFPNADINKVIHMCLIHDLGEAITGDIPAFEKTSEHEEIEKKSLMEWISSFPEPYREKFTELYKEMEALQTEEAKIYKALDKMEAIIQHNRADISTWIPLEYELQFTYGKEQVEFSDYLKSLKEEIDRQSREKIDKQN is encoded by the coding sequence ATGGATACAAAATTATTTTTGGAAATATTGAAAACAACGGAGAAATTGAAATGCAATACAAGACACTCATGGACGTCTAGTGGGCGACGTGAAAGTGTGGCAGAGCATAGTTGGCAGTTAGCGATGATGGCACTGCTTGTTCAAGATGAGTTCCCAAATGCTGATATCAATAAGGTAATTCATATGTGCCTGATTCATGATCTTGGAGAAGCGATTACAGGGGACATTCCAGCATTTGAAAAGACTAGTGAGCATGAGGAAATTGAAAAAAAATCATTGATGGAATGGATTTCTTCGTTTCCTGAGCCATATCGCGAAAAATTCACAGAGTTATATAAGGAAATGGAAGCTTTACAGACCGAGGAAGCTAAGATATATAAGGCACTGGATAAAATGGAAGCGATAATTCAGCATAATCGGGCCGATATTTCCACATGGATTCCATTAGAGTATGAACTTCAGTTTACGTATGGAAAAGAGCAAGTGGAATTCTCAGACTACTTAAAGAGTCTAAAGGAAGAAATTGACCGTCAAAGCCGTGAAAAAATAGATAAACAAAATTGA
- a CDS encoding ATP-dependent DNA helicase gives MCARLKEPFEYKNRDEFHEKLVEWIGDVLYDILPEHGYEIRDEQIFTAFQIADAICNNKIHLAEAGLGTGKTFAYLLSAIPYARFSKKPVVIACATTALQEQLAGDKGDIKTLFKLLGLEIDARMAKDPRQYICDVKATENINEFDEMSSELNEWINKTKFGERSEIPMVPDYIWKKISWDESMPCETCQNRGFCKLVKAREAYRTTQDLIIVDHETFFHDLWTREERIIDGKLPILPSYSAVIFDEGHKILLPAAMQAGHQINQEEIQNMISSFEEIQGVRESLETITVSLDNISNEFFENLSQSVIKAESTERLSIRVNEKLLKSANQFRKTLDHLLLELQIEQELYIESLSPTHIQAFEGLIERGILALSRFCRNNGSNVIPWVDVNDGSFWVVPRNLSELLNQHLYKKGLPVVFTSATLSNEGNFDYFIRTLGLEMPTKSSVGSPFDIEDKVKVDLSKSQKGEEDTFNSRVEKLVSLLKENGGRALVLTNSMKEVRKIRKRIEEYQLPFELLWEDKGERGYLLRKFKEEETSVLIGANFWEGIDVPGDALTLLIIWQLPFPALDPLIEAQKKEAKIQGLDPVTTVDYPEMGLKLKQGCGRLIRTEEDEGTIVFLDSVIGTPWENIVMGALPSGAIIQK, from the coding sequence ATGTGTGCAAGATTAAAAGAACCTTTTGAATATAAAAATAGAGATGAGTTTCATGAGAAATTGGTGGAATGGATTGGTGATGTTTTATATGATATCCTTCCTGAACATGGATATGAAATCAGGGATGAACAGATTTTTACTGCATTTCAGATTGCAGATGCCATTTGTAATAATAAAATTCACTTAGCAGAAGCTGGACTTGGAACAGGTAAAACCTTCGCCTATTTATTATCAGCAATTCCTTATGCACGTTTTAGCAAAAAGCCAGTTGTAATAGCGTGTGCCACTACAGCACTTCAAGAACAACTTGCTGGCGATAAAGGCGATATAAAAACTCTTTTTAAACTACTTGGATTAGAAATTGATGCTCGAATGGCAAAAGATCCACGTCAGTATATCTGTGATGTGAAAGCAACTGAAAATATAAATGAATTTGATGAAATGTCAAGTGAACTAAATGAGTGGATAAACAAAACAAAATTCGGAGAACGATCAGAAATTCCCATGGTTCCAGATTATATTTGGAAGAAAATTAGTTGGGATGAGTCAATGCCATGTGAAACATGTCAAAATCGAGGTTTTTGTAAGTTAGTAAAGGCAAGAGAAGCTTATAGAACAACGCAGGATTTAATAATTGTAGATCACGAGACCTTTTTCCATGATTTATGGACAAGAGAAGAAAGAATAATAGATGGGAAATTACCGATACTTCCAAGTTATTCAGCGGTTATTTTTGATGAGGGACATAAGATTTTGCTTCCTGCCGCAATGCAGGCTGGGCATCAAATAAATCAGGAAGAAATTCAAAATATGATTTCTTCCTTTGAAGAGATACAAGGTGTAAGGGAATCTTTAGAAACAATCACTGTCTCCTTGGATAATATATCAAATGAGTTTTTTGAAAATCTTAGTCAATCGGTAATAAAAGCTGAAAGCACAGAACGATTATCCATACGTGTCAATGAGAAATTACTTAAATCTGCAAATCAGTTTCGTAAGACTTTGGATCATCTTCTTTTAGAATTACAGATTGAGCAAGAGTTATATATTGAGTCATTATCTCCGACTCACATTCAAGCGTTTGAAGGATTAATCGAAAGGGGTATTCTTGCTCTTAGTAGGTTTTGTAGAAATAATGGATCTAACGTAATACCTTGGGTAGATGTAAACGATGGAAGTTTTTGGGTTGTACCAAGGAATTTAAGTGAGTTATTAAATCAACATTTATATAAGAAAGGCTTACCAGTAGTATTCACCTCTGCTACCTTAAGTAATGAAGGAAATTTTGATTATTTCATTCGAACGTTAGGATTAGAAATGCCAACAAAATCTAGTGTTGGAAGTCCTTTTGACATAGAAGATAAAGTAAAAGTTGATTTGTCTAAGTCCCAAAAAGGAGAGGAAGATACCTTTAATTCTCGTGTTGAAAAATTGGTTTCCCTATTAAAAGAAAATGGAGGACGAGCCCTTGTTCTTACAAATTCGATGAAGGAAGTTCGAAAAATTAGAAAGAGAATAGAAGAGTATCAATTACCTTTTGAACTTTTATGGGAAGATAAAGGAGAGCGAGGTTATCTTTTACGTAAGTTCAAAGAGGAGGAAACCTCAGTACTCATAGGTGCAAACTTTTGGGAGGGAATCGATGTACCCGGTGATGCGCTAACCTTGTTAATCATTTGGCAGTTACCGTTTCCAGCACTAGACCCTCTTATTGAAGCACAGAAAAAGGAAGCAAAGATACAAGGCTTGGACCCAGTCACTACCGTTGATTATCCTGAAATGGGACTTAAGTTAAAGCAAGGGTGTGGAAGATTAATCCGTACTGAAGAGGATGAAGGTACCATTGTATTCTTGGATTCTGTTATTGGAACCCCTTGGGAGAATATTGTTATGGGGGCTTTGCCATCAGGGGCAATCATTCAGAAATAA
- a CDS encoding metallophosphoesterase family protein, whose translation MKRVAILSDTHGLLRDEVKEELKQADVIIHAGDINTQTIVDELKRYATLYIVRGNNDKEWAEDIPEQLFVTIEGVRFFIIHNKKEIPKDLKEIDVIVYGHSHKYGVNEEKGVLMLNPGSCGKRRFGLEITMCNMSVENGRYTIEKVEIVPETQ comes from the coding sequence ATGAAACGAGTAGCTATTTTATCAGATACACATGGACTACTTCGTGATGAAGTAAAAGAAGAATTAAAACAAGCAGATGTAATTATACATGCGGGAGACATTAATACCCAGACAATTGTGGATGAACTGAAACGCTATGCAACTCTTTATATTGTCAGAGGGAACAATGATAAAGAGTGGGCAGAGGATATACCAGAACAACTTTTTGTTACAATAGAAGGAGTTCGATTTTTTATCATTCATAATAAAAAAGAGATACCAAAGGATTTAAAAGAGATTGATGTTATTGTCTATGGCCATTCACACAAATATGGGGTAAATGAAGAGAAAGGAGTTTTAATGCTAAACCCTGGAAGTTGTGGAAAGCGGCGTTTTGGTCTAGAAATTACTATGTGTAATATGTCTGTTGAGAATGGGAGATATACAATAGAAAAGGTAGAAATTGTACCTGAGACTCAATAA
- a CDS encoding ABC-F family ATP-binding cassette domain-containing protein yields the protein MILVENLSYSFPQKDLYNNISFTLEDGQHCAFIGTSGTGKSTLIDLIMHPENYLYDGKLEISPNCRIGYVSQFSQLDKTEDITVFEYLSEEFTKLQNEMNSLCTEMETSSDIESLLEKYQNALDSFDAIGGNDFESNITKKLNLANLGRHENLKLSQLSGGEFKLIQVIKAMLVNPDLMIMDEPDVFLDFERLNALKDLINSHKGILLVITHNRYLLNHCFNKIIHLENTELQEFNGRYIDYNFALLQRKIELQEQVTAEEEEIERNKKIVDQMRFNATYYTCATRGRALHAKVSHLERLEARRIKAPFVEIKQPQIKLYTDHVLEDTAALTVDDYSVSFDETLLEHVSFEINSTDKVALIGPNGTGKTTLLRDIYKNNHDSIKINDGIEVAFLSQLQGEMLNESNTIFDEFLDAGFQTYDEIRSYLINYGFENEVLNQKIGALSGGEKNILQLAKIAASNANLLLLDEPTSHLDTYSQIALETAIANYNGAILMVSHDFYTIANCVDYVLIIEDQTIRKMSTRKFRKMIYSNHFDKDYLENEQKKKEIETKIAVALQDKNFELAKDLSEKLETLIKVL from the coding sequence ATGATATTAGTAGAAAACTTATCCTACTCATTTCCGCAGAAGGATCTATATAATAATATTTCATTTACATTAGAAGACGGTCAACATTGTGCTTTCATAGGAACCAGTGGCACTGGAAAAAGTACCTTAATTGATCTCATTATGCATCCTGAGAATTATCTCTACGATGGAAAGTTAGAAATCTCCCCAAATTGCAGAATTGGTTATGTAAGCCAATTCTCACAGTTAGATAAAACCGAAGATATTACCGTATTTGAATATCTATCAGAAGAATTTACTAAATTGCAAAATGAAATGAACTCACTTTGTACTGAAATGGAAACATCTTCTGATATTGAATCCTTATTAGAAAAGTACCAAAATGCATTGGATTCCTTTGATGCAATTGGTGGCAATGATTTTGAAAGCAATATTACAAAAAAACTGAATCTAGCAAATCTAGGCAGACATGAAAATTTAAAATTATCACAGCTTAGCGGCGGTGAATTTAAATTAATACAAGTCATTAAAGCAATGCTAGTAAATCCAGACTTAATGATTATGGATGAACCTGATGTGTTTTTAGATTTTGAGCGACTAAACGCTTTAAAAGATTTAATTAATTCCCACAAAGGAATACTATTGGTTATCACACATAACCGCTACTTACTAAATCATTGTTTTAATAAAATTATACACTTAGAAAACACTGAACTCCAAGAGTTTAATGGACGGTATATCGATTATAACTTTGCATTACTTCAGCGTAAAATCGAGTTACAAGAGCAAGTAACTGCAGAAGAAGAAGAAATTGAGAGAAATAAAAAAATCGTTGATCAAATGCGATTTAATGCAACATATTATACCTGTGCCACAAGAGGACGAGCTCTACATGCAAAAGTTTCTCATTTAGAACGATTAGAAGCGCGTAGAATCAAAGCGCCATTTGTTGAAATTAAGCAACCACAAATCAAGCTTTATACAGATCATGTTCTTGAAGATACAGCTGCTTTAACTGTTGATGATTATAGCGTCTCCTTTGATGAAACCCTTTTAGAACATGTAAGCTTTGAAATCAACTCCACCGATAAAGTGGCTTTGATTGGACCAAATGGTACTGGTAAAACAACTTTACTTCGAGATATTTATAAAAATAATCATGATTCTATCAAAATCAACGACGGAATAGAAGTTGCTTTCTTGTCACAGTTACAAGGCGAGATGTTAAATGAATCAAATACAATCTTTGATGAATTTTTAGATGCTGGTTTTCAAACTTATGATGAAATTCGTTCCTACCTAATTAATTATGGTTTTGAAAATGAAGTACTTAATCAAAAAATAGGTGCTTTATCTGGTGGTGAAAAAAATATACTTCAATTAGCTAAAATTGCAGCTAGTAATGCGAACTTACTACTTCTTGATGAACCAACCAGCCATTTAGACACTTATTCACAAATAGCCCTAGAAACTGCAATTGCAAATTACAATGGTGCAATTCTTATGGTATCCCATGATTTTTATACCATTGCAAATTGTGTAGATTATGTTTTAATTATTGAGGATCAGACGATTCGTAAAATGAGCACACGTAAATTTAGAAAGATGATTTATTCAAATCATTTTGATAAAGATTATTTGGAAAATGAACAAAAGAAAAAAGAGATTGAAACTAAAATAGCCGTAGCTTTACAAGATAAGAATTTTGAACTTGCAAAAGATTTATCTGAAAAGTTGGAGACATTGATTAAAGTACTTTAA